Proteins from a single region of Candidatus Limnocylindrales bacterium:
- a CDS encoding nuclear transport factor 2 family protein, translating into MSELSEHPNAEHPNAALVRDLFRAFRESDLAAIERAVPEHAVWEFPGRRGKIAGRHEGRAGILGFLMNVMSLTDGTFHLDLEDVVAGDRHAVALFRGHGRRGDKVLDNPTCLRMRIENGQIVELREFVWDLFAVDDFWS; encoded by the coding sequence ATGAGTGAGCTTTCTGAACATCCGAATGCCGAACATCCCAACGCCGCGCTGGTCCGCGATCTGTTCCGTGCGTTTCGCGAGAGCGACCTCGCGGCGATCGAGCGCGCGGTCCCGGAGCACGCCGTCTGGGAGTTCCCGGGACGGCGCGGAAAGATCGCGGGCCGGCACGAAGGCCGCGCCGGCATCCTCGGATTCCTGATGAACGTGATGTCGCTGACCGACGGAACCTTCCATCTCGACCTCGAGGACGTCGTAGCCGGCGATCGCCATGCAGTGGCGCTTTTTCGCGGCCACGGCCGGCGCGGGGACAAGGTGCTCGACAACCCGACATGCCTTCGCATGCGCATCGAGAACGGCCAGATCGTCGAGCTGCGCGAGTTCGTCTGGGATCTGTTCGCCGTCGACGATTTCTGGAGCTGA
- a CDS encoding zinc-dependent alcohol dehydrogenase translates to MKALCWYGTKDVRVENVPDPQIQDPRDCIIRITSTAICGSDLHLYDGLMPTMEKGDVIGHEPMGEVVEVGAGVTKLKVGDRVVVPFTISCGECFFCRKKLFSLCDTTNPNAKLAREAMGQSPAGLFGYSHLLGGFPGGQAEYLRVPHADVGPIKVPAGLRDEQVLFLSDIFPTGYMAAENCNIEAGDTVAVWGCGPVGQFTIQSAWMFGAGRVIAIDRVPERLAMAAEHGHAETINFDQVDVYDRLMSMTEGRGPDSCVDAVGCEAHATGSFDAMLDQVKMSTYLATDRPHVLREIIMCCRKGGTLSIPGVYLGFLDKIPFGAAMNKGLTLKTGQTNVQRYADTLMKKIEAGEIDPSFVITHEMSLDEAPGGYEMFKHKENCIKVVLKP, encoded by the coding sequence ATGAAAGCACTTTGCTGGTATGGCACCAAGGATGTACGCGTAGAGAACGTTCCCGACCCGCAGATCCAGGATCCGCGCGACTGTATCATCCGGATCACTTCGACGGCCATCTGCGGATCGGATCTTCATCTCTATGACGGGCTGATGCCGACCATGGAAAAAGGCGACGTCATCGGCCACGAGCCGATGGGGGAAGTCGTCGAGGTCGGGGCCGGCGTCACAAAACTCAAGGTCGGCGACCGGGTCGTCGTGCCGTTCACGATCTCGTGCGGGGAATGCTTCTTCTGCCGCAAGAAACTGTTCTCGCTGTGCGACACGACCAACCCGAACGCGAAGCTCGCGCGCGAGGCCATGGGCCAGTCGCCCGCCGGGTTGTTCGGCTATTCGCATCTGCTCGGTGGATTCCCGGGCGGGCAGGCCGAGTATCTGCGCGTTCCCCACGCCGACGTCGGGCCGATCAAGGTTCCGGCCGGGCTCAGGGACGAACAGGTGCTGTTCCTGTCCGACATCTTTCCGACCGGCTACATGGCCGCGGAAAACTGCAACATCGAAGCCGGCGACACGGTCGCCGTCTGGGGCTGCGGACCGGTCGGGCAGTTCACGATCCAGAGCGCATGGATGTTCGGTGCCGGCCGCGTGATCGCGATCGATCGCGTGCCCGAGCGGCTCGCGATGGCCGCCGAGCACGGTCATGCCGAAACCATCAACTTCGACCAGGTCGACGTCTATGACCGCCTGATGAGCATGACCGAAGGCCGCGGTCCCGACAGCTGCGTCGATGCCGTCGGATGCGAGGCGCATGCGACCGGATCGTTCGATGCGATGCTCGACCAGGTGAAGATGAGCACGTACCTCGCGACCGACCGCCCGCATGTCCTGCGCGAGATCATCATGTGCTGCCGCAAGGGCGGAACGCTTTCGATCCCCGGCGTGTATCTCGGCTTCCTCGACAAGATTCCGTTCGGCGCGGCGATGAACAAAGGGCTCACGCTGAAGACCGGCCAGACCAACGTCCAGCGCTATGCCGACACGCTGATGAAGAAGATCGAGGCCGGCGAGATCGACCCGTCATTCGTCATCACGCACGAGATGAGCCTCGACGAAGCACCGGGCGGCTATGAAATGTTCAAGCACAAGGAGAACTGCATCAAGGTCGTGCTGAAGCCGTGA
- the lnt gene encoding apolipoprotein N-acyltransferase, with amino-acid sequence MSALLYAAAHPPWSLWPLALVAVSPVSAVLLDGRSRVSSARAAAAGLLFGGLATYLIVGHWTWQAASRFFPDAPLVAIALTAAMPIVASAVALYYALAFVLIARLARRGAAAGVIGSAALWAAAELARSSLGYGNPWGSFASAMIAADSALSGFRPQTPVADILSVGGAPAVALAASAIGASLGLAWIERRNAVRRGQAIAAGALVAATLVAAGHFGATLAPLRDSTSMPQQPLRVALVQAGIGKNQLWESGGAAESLARHVEITRSFETRGADLVVWSENALPFLLDANPDKQAELRALARERETSLLVGGSRSEKGPRGTTSVFNSAFLFPADGGEPMVYDKRILLPLVEHVPGWAAMLRASPWQGAFAVGLSPGLFNVKGWRVAPLLCLEALYPGEAAARVEDGADLLVNLSNDSWFDDGAGPEQHFQHATLRAAETRRPLVRVATTGVSALVREDGLVSWRLPTRTTSVALLDVVPPAHDSLFVRGGRVGFSLLVVAIAAAAAVLPSRTGGIDE; translated from the coding sequence ATGAGCGCGCTGCTGTATGCGGCTGCGCATCCGCCGTGGTCGCTCTGGCCGCTCGCGCTGGTTGCCGTCTCGCCGGTTTCCGCCGTGCTGCTCGACGGAAGGTCGCGCGTATCTTCGGCGCGGGCGGCTGCGGCCGGCCTGCTTTTCGGAGGCCTCGCGACGTATCTGATCGTCGGTCACTGGACGTGGCAGGCCGCGTCGCGGTTTTTCCCGGACGCGCCGCTGGTCGCAATTGCGCTTACGGCGGCGATGCCGATCGTCGCGTCGGCGGTTGCGCTGTACTACGCGCTCGCGTTCGTGCTGATCGCTCGGCTCGCGCGCCGCGGCGCGGCCGCTGGAGTAATCGGCAGCGCCGCGCTGTGGGCGGCGGCCGAGCTCGCGCGCTCGTCGCTCGGCTACGGCAACCCGTGGGGTTCGTTCGCGTCGGCCATGATCGCTGCCGACAGCGCACTGTCGGGCTTTCGTCCGCAGACGCCGGTCGCGGACATTTTGTCCGTGGGCGGCGCGCCGGCCGTTGCGCTCGCGGCGAGCGCAATCGGCGCATCGCTCGGCCTGGCCTGGATCGAGCGGCGGAATGCGGTTCGGCGAGGGCAGGCGATTGCGGCGGGCGCATTGGTCGCGGCGACGCTCGTTGCGGCGGGTCACTTCGGCGCGACGCTGGCACCGCTTCGCGACAGCACGTCGATGCCGCAGCAGCCGCTGCGCGTCGCGCTGGTGCAGGCCGGCATCGGCAAGAACCAGCTGTGGGAAAGCGGCGGCGCGGCCGAATCTCTCGCCCGACACGTCGAGATCACGCGGTCGTTCGAGACACGCGGCGCAGATCTGGTCGTCTGGTCCGAGAATGCGCTTCCGTTTCTGCTCGATGCCAACCCCGACAAGCAGGCCGAGCTGCGTGCGCTCGCTCGCGAGCGCGAAACATCGCTTCTGGTCGGGGGCTCGCGGTCGGAGAAAGGCCCGCGCGGCACCACGAGCGTGTTCAACTCGGCGTTTCTTTTCCCCGCCGACGGCGGCGAGCCGATGGTCTACGACAAGCGCATCCTGCTGCCGCTGGTCGAGCACGTCCCGGGATGGGCCGCGATGCTGCGGGCGTCGCCGTGGCAGGGCGCGTTTGCCGTAGGTCTGAGTCCCGGCCTCTTCAACGTGAAGGGATGGCGCGTGGCTCCGCTTCTGTGCCTGGAAGCGCTCTATCCCGGCGAAGCGGCAGCGCGCGTCGAGGACGGAGCCGACCTGCTCGTCAATCTGTCGAACGATTCGTGGTTCGACGACGGCGCCGGGCCCGAGCAGCACTTCCAGCATGCGACGCTGCGCGCGGCCGAGACGCGGCGTCCGCTGGTTCGCGTTGCGACCACCGGCGTTTCTGCGCTCGTTCGCGAGGACGGCCTGGTTTCGTGGCGGCTGCCGACGCGAACCACGTCGGTCGCGCTGCTCGACGTAGTGCCGCCCGCGCACGACTCGCTTTTCGTACGCGGAGGACGCGTCGGATTTTCGCTGCTGGTCGTCGCGATTGCCGCCGCGGCCGCGGTACTGCCGTCACGCACAGGAGGAATCGATGAGTGA
- a CDS encoding Hsp20/alpha crystallin family protein, producing MRAITLRPPARDLSPLHREFDSLLGRFFGNDNEWLPGVSTGRWVPPLESFLREGELVVRLDVPGIAREALDISVEGDRLTVRGERRDSSENAENGRTYREVVYGAFERSISLPWDVDPSTVKAQCKDGVLEITMKAPEKMGAKKIEIQH from the coding sequence ATGAGAGCGATTACCCTGAGACCCCCGGCCCGTGACCTGTCGCCGCTGCATCGCGAGTTCGACAGCCTGCTGGGCCGTTTTTTCGGTAACGACAACGAGTGGCTTCCGGGCGTGTCTACCGGACGGTGGGTTCCCCCTCTGGAGTCTTTCCTGCGCGAAGGAGAGCTCGTCGTACGGCTCGATGTTCCGGGCATCGCTCGCGAAGCCCTGGATATTTCGGTCGAGGGCGACCGCCTCACCGTTCGGGGTGAACGGCGCGACTCCAGCGAGAACGCAGAGAACGGACGCACCTACCGCGAAGTCGTCTACGGCGCGTTCGAACGCTCGATCTCGCTGCCGTGGGACGTCGATCCATCGACCGTCAAGGCCCAGTGCAAGGATGGAGTGCTCGAAATCACGATGAAGGCGCCGGAGAAGATGGGCGCCAAGAAGATCGAGATCCAGCACTGA
- a CDS encoding sigma-54 dependent transcriptional regulator gives MADILIVEDEEVLRLTIARNLRGAGHSTRVAESAEDGLAMIAEGPPDLVLTDQRLPGKSGHELLLAVRAEHPDIPIVILTAHATIEDAVYAMRDGAADYLRKPVDLAELQLVIERCLRGKSLRLELDYYRARDVGDSVSESILGKSEAVDRLRGVIQRVAGLQKEGGVGPTVLLTGETGTGKGLVARAIHRASLRASAPLIEVNCTAIPEDLLEAELFGYERGAFTGAVAAKPGLLEAAESGTLFFDEIGHMSLALQAKLLKVIEDRTVRRLGSTRERPVRCSFITATHMDLEKLVADGRFREDLYHRIHVVEVTMPPLRERDGDVLMLASHFLARHARDYGIPAPRLTDAALRALRAHAWPGNIRELSHTLERAVVLATGNTIDAGDLGLRAQIHPAASTATAATSAAASAQPAAEKSSAMVQVATGSAVSVDFTAGPVSMETVEREMLFAALEKAGGSKTEAGRLLGMSRDMFRYRLSKYEG, from the coding sequence GTGGCCGATATCCTGATCGTGGAGGACGAAGAGGTCCTGCGCCTGACGATCGCGCGCAATCTTCGTGGCGCCGGCCATTCGACGCGCGTTGCCGAGAGCGCCGAGGACGGCCTGGCCATGATCGCAGAGGGACCGCCCGACCTGGTGCTGACCGACCAGCGGCTGCCGGGAAAGTCCGGGCACGAGCTGCTGCTGGCCGTGCGAGCCGAGCATCCGGACATTCCGATCGTGATCCTGACCGCACATGCAACGATCGAGGACGCGGTCTACGCCATGCGCGACGGCGCGGCCGATTACCTGCGCAAGCCGGTCGATCTCGCGGAGCTGCAGCTCGTCATCGAGCGCTGCCTTCGCGGCAAGAGCCTGCGCCTCGAGCTCGACTACTATCGTGCGCGCGACGTCGGCGACTCGGTCAGCGAAAGCATTCTCGGAAAGTCCGAAGCGGTCGACCGCCTGCGCGGCGTCATCCAGCGCGTGGCGGGGCTGCAGAAAGAAGGCGGCGTCGGACCGACCGTGCTGCTGACGGGTGAGACCGGTACCGGCAAGGGTCTCGTCGCCCGTGCGATTCACCGCGCATCGCTGCGCGCGAGCGCACCGCTGATCGAGGTCAACTGCACGGCGATTCCCGAGGATCTGCTGGAGGCCGAGCTGTTCGGTTATGAGCGCGGCGCGTTCACCGGTGCGGTCGCCGCCAAACCCGGCCTGCTCGAAGCGGCAGAGTCCGGGACGTTGTTCTTCGACGAGATCGGCCACATGAGCCTCGCGCTGCAGGCCAAGCTGCTCAAGGTCATCGAAGACCGCACGGTTCGCCGTCTCGGCAGCACGCGCGAACGCCCGGTGCGATGCTCGTTCATCACCGCGACGCACATGGACCTCGAAAAGCTCGTCGCGGACGGCCGTTTTCGCGAAGATCTGTACCACCGCATCCATGTGGTCGAGGTGACGATGCCGCCGCTGCGCGAGCGCGACGGCGACGTGCTGATGCTGGCGTCGCACTTCCTTGCGCGCCATGCGCGCGATTACGGCATTCCTGCGCCGCGGCTGACGGACGCCGCGCTGCGCGCGCTTCGCGCGCATGCATGGCCGGGCAACATCCGCGAGCTCAGCCATACGCTCGAGCGCGCGGTCGTGCTCGCGACGGGAAACACCATCGACGCCGGCGATCTTGGGCTCCGCGCGCAGATTCATCCCGCAGCGTCCACAGCCACTGCCGCGACATCCGCCGCTGCCTCTGCGCAGCCGGCCGCCGAAAAATCGTCCGCGATGGTTCAGGTCGCCACGGGATCGGCGGTGTCGGTCGATTTCACGGCCGGACCGGTTTCGATGGAAACCGTCGAGCGCGAGATGCTGTTTGCCGCGCTCGAAAAAGCCGGCGGCAGCAAGACCGAAGCCGGCCGCCTGCTCGGCATGTCGCGCGACATGTTCCGCTACCGCCTGTCCAAATACGAAGGCTGA
- a CDS encoding patatin-like phospholipase family protein codes for MSEDLHIGLALGGGGAAALSAIGVIQELAAAGIPVHCVAGTSAGAIVGAAFASGHLNELSEAMSSLTRSRFYKLFDPTWKRGGLMDGRRGMDLVTPFFGETIEALPMRFAAVATDLDTGEEVVLDNGPTADAVRASIAIPGVFRPQTTHGRVLVDGGLVNPIPVSVARAMGADYVIAASILRIGSFIEEFTNDLFDAGTDVAEAADAACAPPTDAANPSVQLGVLDVLAKGSAVVQSHIAEARLRVDPPDAFIAPRSEHIGVFELLRGAEAIECGREAARRAVPAILESIAAARQRREAGPLRRLISSTLARRRAI; via the coding sequence GTGAGCGAGGATCTTCACATCGGTCTGGCACTCGGAGGTGGAGGCGCAGCCGCGCTTTCGGCCATCGGCGTGATCCAGGAGCTGGCGGCTGCCGGGATCCCTGTCCATTGCGTGGCCGGCACCAGTGCCGGCGCGATCGTCGGCGCGGCGTTCGCATCGGGCCACCTCAACGAGCTGAGCGAGGCGATGTCGTCGCTGACGCGCAGCCGTTTCTACAAGCTGTTCGATCCGACGTGGAAGCGCGGCGGTCTCATGGACGGCCGCCGCGGAATGGACCTCGTCACGCCGTTTTTCGGCGAGACGATCGAAGCGCTGCCGATGCGTTTCGCTGCGGTCGCCACCGATCTCGATACCGGCGAAGAGGTCGTGCTCGACAATGGGCCGACGGCTGACGCCGTACGCGCCAGCATCGCGATCCCAGGCGTGTTCCGTCCGCAGACCACGCACGGCCGCGTGCTCGTCGACGGCGGTCTCGTCAACCCGATTCCGGTCAGTGTCGCGCGCGCGATGGGCGCCGACTACGTGATTGCAGCGAGCATCCTGCGCATCGGAAGTTTCATCGAAGAATTCACCAACGACCTTTTCGACGCCGGCACCGACGTGGCCGAAGCCGCGGACGCGGCCTGCGCCCCGCCGACGGATGCCGCAAACCCGTCCGTCCAGCTCGGAGTGCTCGACGTGCTGGCGAAGGGCAGCGCCGTCGTGCAGTCCCATATTGCCGAAGCACGGCTGCGCGTCGATCCGCCCGACGCATTCATCGCGCCGCGCTCCGAGCACATCGGCGTGTTCGAGCTGCTGCGCGGAGCCGAGGCGATCGAGTGCGGCCGCGAAGCGGCACGCAGGGCCGTCCCGGCCATCCTCGAGTCGATCGCGGCCGCGCGCCAGCGCCGCGAAGCCGGCCCGCTGCGTCGCCTGATTTCGTCCACGCTGGCGCGGCGTCGCGCGATCTGA
- a CDS encoding ATP-binding protein, which translates to MTTPDHGATTTVRWTSAALAGVAAVIVATCGYSAFARIGAPFPGFFVWQNGFVPAVGTPAWSGAASGLPYYSWIEGVEGAPLTSVGQIDDAAGSQPLGRPVRYSIRHEGTLRDIEVPSERFSTRHFAVSTGIYLFDAVVLLLLAIVMFYVGSGDPGARAVGLFALVQSLFLATSIDLFGPYRFRELYFFFAGLTPTATMFMVSRFPVERRIGRLENALLGAALAASLSFGLLSNAFFYTNRDALLALDRALHLAMAAGALAAFAFFARHYVRGRSEAVRRRCQVVLLASIGGFLPTMVFLFAAYAGGFSVPLNFLALPFVLFPIGIGYAVARYDLFDIDTVVKRTIVYATLSTAVFGVYSIAINLFDAMFENASPVASRLAEGTVIVTLLVLFDPSRRRLQETVNRLYDRRRWVYRDVVRSAVRAFSTILDLDQLVTSVLGLVDDSVQPTFACIYTIAGSDAPRLRGGLLHAPGANATIDVHRDGPEAPELAALARVAAAREAITDHDPDAAALDACGAAVAFGLALEGKATGLLAIGPRRSGAAYTREDIDLLRTIAGQLAVAMRNAESYQVIDTLNRDLEGKNVELGHALTELREAQDELIVKERLAAIGEIAGAVAHTIRNPLAGMRATAQQASIELADHPVTELVDAFVRETDRLSSRIDSLLDFARPFHVNPSVTALGEIARRAAEQVRGRAQQRRITIDDSRVSTDSRAFVDPELFEQLTVELIANAVDASPDGATVTVSASRNGHASYLEVRDQGPGIPPDRRERMFRMFFTTKAKGTGIGLATVKRIADAHHATIEVVDSDHPGACFRVTVPDRDQPSYLDRR; encoded by the coding sequence ATGACAACACCCGACCATGGCGCAACGACGACCGTCCGATGGACGAGCGCAGCGCTTGCGGGCGTGGCGGCGGTCATCGTCGCGACCTGCGGCTACTCCGCGTTCGCGCGCATCGGTGCGCCGTTTCCCGGCTTCTTCGTCTGGCAGAACGGTTTCGTTCCGGCCGTGGGAACGCCTGCCTGGTCGGGCGCGGCTTCGGGGCTCCCGTATTATTCGTGGATCGAAGGCGTCGAAGGCGCGCCGCTCACGTCGGTCGGCCAGATCGACGATGCAGCCGGATCACAACCGCTCGGGCGGCCCGTCCGCTACTCGATCCGCCACGAAGGCACATTGCGCGACATCGAGGTACCGAGCGAGCGCTTCAGCACCCGGCATTTCGCTGTCAGCACCGGCATCTACCTGTTCGATGCGGTCGTGCTGCTGCTGCTCGCGATCGTGATGTTCTACGTCGGCTCCGGCGATCCGGGCGCGCGAGCAGTCGGCCTCTTTGCGCTCGTGCAATCGCTTTTCCTGGCGACGTCGATCGATCTGTTCGGGCCCTACCGTTTCCGCGAGCTGTACTTCTTCTTTGCCGGGCTCACGCCGACGGCGACGATGTTCATGGTCAGCCGCTTCCCGGTCGAGCGCCGCATCGGACGGCTCGAGAACGCCCTTCTCGGCGCGGCGCTGGCCGCGTCGCTGTCGTTCGGGCTGCTGTCGAACGCGTTCTTCTACACCAACAGGGATGCGCTGCTCGCGCTCGATCGCGCGCTGCACCTGGCCATGGCCGCGGGTGCGCTGGCCGCGTTCGCATTCTTCGCGCGCCACTACGTGCGTGGTCGCAGCGAAGCAGTGCGGCGGCGCTGCCAGGTCGTCCTGCTCGCAAGCATCGGCGGATTTCTCCCGACCATGGTCTTTTTGTTCGCGGCCTACGCGGGCGGCTTTTCCGTGCCGCTCAACTTCCTTGCACTGCCGTTCGTGCTGTTCCCGATCGGCATCGGATATGCGGTCGCGCGCTACGACCTGTTCGACATCGACACGGTGGTCAAGCGCACCATCGTCTATGCGACGCTGAGCACCGCGGTCTTCGGCGTCTATTCGATCGCCATCAACCTGTTCGATGCGATGTTCGAGAACGCGTCGCCGGTGGCCTCGCGTCTTGCCGAAGGCACGGTGATCGTCACGCTGCTCGTGCTGTTCGATCCGAGCCGGCGCCGCCTGCAGGAAACCGTCAACCGGCTCTACGACCGCAGGCGCTGGGTCTACCGCGACGTGGTGCGCTCGGCGGTCCGCGCGTTCTCGACGATCCTCGACCTCGACCAGCTCGTCACCAGCGTGCTCGGCCTCGTCGACGATTCGGTGCAGCCGACGTTCGCGTGCATCTACACGATCGCAGGCAGCGACGCCCCGAGGCTGCGAGGCGGGCTGCTGCATGCACCGGGTGCCAATGCGACCATCGACGTCCATCGCGACGGCCCCGAGGCTCCGGAGCTTGCCGCGCTTGCGCGCGTGGCCGCGGCTCGCGAGGCGATCACCGACCATGACCCCGATGCCGCGGCGCTCGATGCATGCGGAGCGGCGGTCGCGTTCGGCCTTGCGCTCGAAGGAAAGGCGACCGGTCTGCTGGCGATCGGACCGCGCCGCTCGGGTGCAGCCTACACGCGCGAAGACATCGATCTGCTGCGCACGATCGCGGGCCAGCTCGCGGTCGCGATGCGCAACGCCGAGTCGTACCAGGTCATCGACACGCTCAACCGCGATCTCGAGGGCAAGAACGTGGAGCTCGGCCATGCGCTGACCGAGCTTCGCGAAGCCCAGGACGAGCTCATCGTCAAGGAGCGGCTTGCGGCGATCGGCGAGATCGCCGGCGCCGTCGCGCACACGATCCGCAATCCGCTCGCGGGGATGCGCGCGACGGCCCAGCAGGCATCGATCGAGCTTGCCGACCATCCGGTCACCGAGCTGGTCGACGCGTTCGTGCGCGAGACCGATCGCCTGAGCTCGCGCATCGATTCGCTGCTCGACTTCGCCAGGCCGTTCCACGTCAATCCGAGCGTGACGGCGCTCGGGGAGATTGCCCGGCGCGCGGCCGAACAGGTGCGCGGACGTGCGCAGCAGCGCCGCATCACGATCGACGACAGTCGGGTTTCCACCGATTCGCGCGCGTTCGTCGATCCGGAGCTGTTCGAGCAGCTCACCGTCGAGCTCATTGCCAACGCCGTCGATGCGAGCCCGGACGGCGCGACGGTCACCGTATCGGCTTCGCGCAACGGGCATGCGTCGTATCTCGAAGTCCGCGACCAAGGCCCGGGCATTCCGCCCGACCGCCGCGAGCGCATGTTCCGGATGTTCTTCACGACCAAGGCGAAAGGCACCGGCATAGGGCTCGCCACCGTCAAGCGCATCGCCGACGCGCATCACGCGACCATCGAAGTGGTCGACTCGGATCACCCCGGGGCGTGCTTCCGCGTCACGGTACCCGACCGCGATCAGCCTTCGTATTTGGACAGGCGGTAG
- a CDS encoding AhpC/TSA family protein has product MIFVGHGDARVTREWLAEIGGAGRARWIDDPERTLYGQCGLGYSGISHFLGRASLGGAMALRRDGIRNRTASGTRWQKAGAFLIDRSGTVVWKHVPASANELPEADEILRIVRSTETR; this is encoded by the coding sequence GTGATCTTCGTCGGTCACGGCGATGCACGGGTGACGCGGGAGTGGCTGGCGGAGATCGGCGGCGCTGGACGCGCGCGCTGGATCGATGATCCGGAGCGGACGCTGTACGGCCAGTGCGGCCTCGGCTATTCGGGAATTTCGCATTTTCTCGGCCGTGCGTCGCTTGGCGGCGCGATGGCGCTGCGACGCGACGGAATCCGGAACCGGACGGCATCCGGAACCCGCTGGCAGAAGGCCGGAGCGTTCCTCATCGATCGAAGTGGAACCGTCGTGTGGAAACACGTGCCCGCAAGCGCCAACGAGCTGCCGGAAGCAGACGAGATCCTGCGCATCGTCCGCAGCACGGAGACCCGCTGA
- a CDS encoding DUF4142 domain-containing protein, which translates to MKAQSIATIVFLAAIGAASGYATAQSVNQQKADSVASGDKQFMLKAAGGGIAEVELGKLALEKASSPEVKHHAQHMIDDHTKANDELKGIASNKGITLPAAPDPKHQALIDKLKGLSGTDFDKTYIREAGVNAHKEMQTLFKDESKSGQDAEVKAFAQKTLKVVEEHLSDSQKLAAAAGASASNHRTGKKASVSSVHHHSKQGA; encoded by the coding sequence ATGAAAGCCCAGAGCATTGCCACCATTGTCTTTCTCGCCGCGATCGGCGCGGCGAGCGGCTATGCGACCGCCCAGAGCGTGAACCAGCAGAAAGCGGATTCGGTCGCCTCCGGCGACAAGCAGTTCATGCTCAAGGCTGCGGGTGGCGGAATCGCCGAGGTCGAGCTCGGCAAGCTTGCGCTCGAGAAGGCATCGTCGCCGGAGGTCAAGCATCATGCCCAGCACATGATCGACGACCACACCAAGGCCAACGACGAGCTGAAGGGCATCGCTTCGAACAAGGGCATTACGCTTCCGGCGGCGCCGGATCCCAAGCACCAGGCGCTCATCGACAAGCTCAAAGGGCTGTCGGGCACCGACTTCGACAAGACGTACATCCGCGAAGCCGGCGTGAACGCGCACAAGGAGATGCAGACGCTGTTCAAGGACGAGAGCAAGAGCGGCCAGGATGCCGAGGTCAAGGCTTTCGCGCAGAAGACGCTGAAAGTCGTCGAGGAACACCTGAGCGATTCGCAGAAACTCGCGGCCGCCGCCGGTGCATCGGCGAGCAACCACCGTACCGGCAAGAAGGCCAGCGTCTCGTCAGTGCATCACCACTCGAAGCAGGGCGCGTAA
- a CDS encoding helix-turn-helix domain-containing protein yields the protein MSKDHAKGARRKRPRHKKPDPAASGELTMLSGLAAMTGDAAGSAIDFFLKVTGDPLKLRPLLQGPAHPGKLAREAGNYVRELRELAGLTISDLARALELRDSSYLEAVEAGAQTLSFDLVLRISAIVARNDPLPTILKLTRTSNPAVAKFLEDWGAGRLPLQIERERLFVNLLRGNDEARELTDESFEQVLVFTKGALDSAVALAAEFEHKK from the coding sequence ATGAGCAAGGACCACGCGAAGGGCGCGCGCCGCAAGCGGCCGCGCCACAAGAAACCCGATCCGGCTGCCTCCGGTGAGTTGACGATGCTGTCGGGTCTGGCGGCAATGACCGGAGATGCGGCCGGCAGCGCAATCGACTTCTTCCTCAAAGTGACCGGCGATCCGCTCAAGCTTCGGCCGCTTCTGCAGGGGCCGGCGCATCCGGGGAAGCTCGCTCGCGAAGCCGGCAACTACGTTCGCGAGCTTCGTGAGCTGGCGGGTCTTACGATCTCCGATCTCGCGCGCGCTCTCGAGCTGCGCGATTCGTCCTATCTCGAAGCCGTCGAAGCGGGAGCGCAGACGCTTTCGTTTGATCTGGTGCTTCGCATCTCGGCCATCGTCGCACGCAACGATCCTCTGCCGACGATCCTCAAGCTTACCCGGACAAGCAACCCCGCGGTCGCGAAGTTTCTCGAAGACTGGGGGGCCGGGCGCCTGCCGCTGCAGATCGAGCGCGAGCGCCTGTTCGTGAACCTACTGCGCGGCAACGACGAAGCGCGCGAGCTGACCGATGAAAGCTTCGAGCAGGTGCTGGTCTTCACGAAGGGCGCGCTCGACAGCGCCGTCGCGCTCGCGGCCGAGTTCGAACACAAGAAGTAG